One window from the genome of Tachypleus tridentatus isolate NWPU-2018 chromosome 11, ASM421037v1, whole genome shotgun sequence encodes:
- the LOC143232515 gene encoding four-jointed box protein 1-like — MRNASGTLNIGVRRWTRSVCLASAGIAFTIGMLLGIFLPVYMFVSSPISGVTVSRKVGRQRSTVERLTQNQSVTQAPFHVVVPSPEIDPQNFGVRKGSKNRIDFGKEEKEDQLYLRVKQNRLSLTNDQDNVFDNGGEKSPSTTYFANTDFSESYQKNKNRSVYFPTRTLKSENNGVTNSNLIEGFIEVLHAETNKVTNSMPTEGQNARGGQTVTTVPHVRLLTAAKQRSIPWVSVPTENKISLGNSVHSLSQTLAAPAFPSLPIPVQNLGYSRSEFRKVTNIVSGIYWAEELEKLIPSGFSEGVDSWHRFVNKTRIVKVSEGCGRMQNRLVTFDNGNKSCCRYRQNNDQIQGEIFSFYLSRLLNIENLPPSMLAVIRGQEWQWEHVLSQLHLAQWNVERPIVLTKYIDNLVPAFIPPAFRTKDRQLLPVAEDLCGKTLVELVELAQWSDLIVFDYLTANLDRVVNNMYNEQWNSEMMNSPTHNLAKHKQSGLLVFLDNESGLLHGYRLLDKYEHFHRSLLDSLCVFRRRTAKSIAALHKAKNIGELLKQSFLKYDPGMSDWLPFLPERSSKTLRKRIDTVYNQIRQCEERFNPVATEPRISVQR; from the coding sequence ATGAGAAACGCATCTGGAACACTAAATATCGGCGTTCGACGTTGGACTCGTAGTGTGTGTTTAGCTTCAGCTGGGATAGCCTTTACTATCGGTATGTTATTGGGTATATTTTTACCAGTGTATATGTTTGTGTCTTCTCCTATCTCGGGAGTTACGGTTTCTCGTAAAGTAGGCCGCCAGAGAAGCACGGTAGAACGTTTAACACAGAACCAGTCTGTAACCCAGGCTCCATTCCATGTCGTTGTTCCTAGTCCAGAAATAGATCCTCAGAACTTCGGCGTCAGAAAAGGGAGTAAAAACCGTATAGATTTTGGGAAAGAAGAGAAAGAGGACCAACTTTATCTTCGTGTGAAACAGAATCGTTTGTCGTTGACGAATGATCAGGATAATGTCTTTGATAATGGAGGGGAAAAATCACCGTCTACTACTTACTTTGCTAATACTGATTTTTCCGAATcctatcagaaaaataaaaatcgcTCAGTTTATTTTCCAACACGAACACTAAAGTCGGAAAATAATGGTGTGACTAACTCGAACCTTATTGAAGGGTTCATAGAAGTTTTACACgctgaaacaaacaaagtgaCTAACTCAATGCCTACAGAGGGACAAAATGCACGAGGTGGCCAGACTGTCACTACCGTCCCGCATGTTCGTTTGCTCACTGCCGCAAAACAGCGGAGCATCCCGTGGGTCTCTGTTCCCACGGAGAACAAAATAAGTCTCGGCAACAGTGTCCATAGCCTCTCCCAGACGCTTGCAGCGCCAGCTTTTCCGTCACTCCCTATCCCTGTTCAAAATCTAGGGTACTCTAGGTCAGAATTCcggaaagtaactaatattgtcAGTGGAATATACTGGGCAGAAGAACTGGAAAAGCTCATTCCAAGTGGATTTAGTGAAGGTGTAGACAGTTGGCATCGGTTTGTTAACAAGACAAGAATTGTTAAAGTATCAGAAGGCTGTGGTAGAATGCAGAACAGGCTAGTTACATTTGACAATGGAAACAAGTCCTGCTGTCGTTACAGGCAGAACAACGACCAAATCCAGGGTGAGATATTTTCCTTCTATCTCAGCAGACTTCTGAATATCGAAAACTTGCCTCCGTCGATGCTAGCTGTTATCAGGGGTCAGGAGTGGCAGTGGGAGCACGTGCTATCCCAGCTCCATCTAGCTCAGTGGAATGTCGAGAGGCCTATCGTGCTGACAAAGTATATAGACAATCTCGTGCCTGCTTTCATCCCTCCTGCTTTCCGCACAAAAGATCGGCAGCTTCTCCCAGTAGCAGAAGATCTCTGTGGTAAAACACTGGTCGAACTGGTGGAACTCGCTCAATGGTCTGACTTAATTGTGTTTGATTATTTGACAGCAAATCTTGATCGCGTAGTAAACAACATGTACAACGAACAATGGAATTCAGAGATGATGAACTCCCCAACACACAACCTTGCTAAACACAAACAATCCGGGTTACTGGTGTTTTTGGACAATGAATCGGGTCTTCTTCATGGCTACCGACTGTTAGACAAATATGAACATTTTCACAGATCTCTCCTAGATTCCTTGTGTGTGTTTCGTAGACGGACTGCTAAATCTATAGCTGCATTGCATAAAGCTAAAAATATTGGGGAACTCCTAAAAcaatcttttttaaaatatgatcCAGGTATGTCTGATTGGTTACCATTCCTTCCAGAACGTAGTTCAAAAACACTAAGAAAAAGAATTGACACAGTTTATAATCAGATTCGACAATGTGAAGAAAGGTTTAATCCAGTGGCAACTGAGCCACGTATCAGTGTCCAGCGATGA